From Verrucomicrobiia bacterium, the proteins below share one genomic window:
- a CDS encoding prepilin-type N-terminal cleavage/methylation domain-containing protein translates to MTSQRNLRRASPVRSGFTLIELLVVIAIIAIVASLLLPSLTQAKLRAQAAQCVSNLKQLQVGWQMYANDFNDVLLPNAPDDPQFAQLPGGSTVVNSFAWCGMAEEGWTSQDANTNAIYYTTSPLGPYLANQIRVYKCPGDTVPSANGQRLRSYSMNSQMGQYLLSLLGPSFVMNNNPGYAVYNKMNDLVCPGAGLTWVFCDENGGSIDDGFLRVSMDKAQWADVPGSYHGGSSSFSFADSHVELRKWVRPEVQVPVVSGVIEHNVDAGLGNPDYIWFTQRSTCLVGQ, encoded by the coding sequence ATGACGAGCCAGCGTAATCTTCGGCGAGCGTCGCCAGTTCGATCGGGTTTTACCTTGATCGAATTGTTGGTCGTCATTGCCATCATCGCGATCGTTGCCAGTTTGCTGCTTCCCTCGCTGACGCAAGCCAAGCTTCGCGCGCAGGCGGCCCAGTGCGTGAGCAACCTGAAACAACTCCAGGTCGGCTGGCAAATGTATGCGAATGATTTCAATGACGTCCTGCTGCCCAACGCGCCCGACGACCCGCAGTTCGCACAATTACCCGGCGGCTCCACGGTCGTGAATTCTTTCGCGTGGTGCGGCATGGCGGAGGAAGGCTGGACGAGCCAGGACGCGAACACCAACGCCATTTATTATACGACCTCGCCGCTCGGCCCTTACCTCGCCAACCAAATCCGCGTTTACAAATGCCCCGGCGATACCGTCCCTTCCGCGAACGGCCAGCGCTTGCGCTCGTATTCGATGAACAGCCAAATGGGACAATACCTGCTCTCATTGCTCGGGCCGAGTTTTGTCATGAATAACAATCCGGGCTACGCGGTATATAATAAAATGAACGACCTGGTCTGTCCGGGCGCGGGATTGACCTGGGTGTTTTGCGATGAGAACGGCGGGAGCATTGACGACGGTTTTTTGCGGGTGAGCATGGACAAGGCGCAATGGGCGGACGTGCCCGGTTCGTATCACGGCGGGTCGTCAAGTTTTTCTTTCGCGGACAGCCATGTCGAATTGCGCAAATGGGTGCGGCCCGAAGTGCAAGTGCCGGTCGTGAGCGGCGTGATCGAACACAACGTGGACGCAGGCTTGGGTAATCCAGATTATATTTGGTTCACCCAACGCTCCACCTGTCTCGTTGGACAATGA
- a CDS encoding ATP-binding protein — protein sequence MKYPRWLLYGAFLALASTCLGQRGSDWRAFKAADGLPETFASAVSVGPHGHLWVRHPNVEWIGWLSGYDIKAIPSPGPGNSHICESASGQLWTFTPDGLEQYDKNQTAWIHYTIPGINAELRRNNLSNVRPLPLAGFKLNHVLILFPDKLMDCNVEDAAHPQLSVIRATSDTGLQKFFNLTPANDGGLWIVGARGLAKISAPIRNLKSGTEWEEHLLPGQQQFFNAREPIESVNGGVTVLADSSQTGQQTIAYYANHEWEFEKVSGERLSQAWREGNMYWAMSFNSLFQIRSGKKQPVTDEEISAHRFFDVAVQTNGVFWIATSDGLFRHAPLIWQTPAEPRSNMGTPPLALTEDAAGKLWVASADSLRSLLETTWTNYPFPAEFRGGTEVHALFAVTNGAVLLQTEDRLFQFNPQNAQFTEPVLLRTFHLKALGFLKDGALCVQKNSDAGNASAELALYDGSNLAPFPFPQPNLNSTSNLLFLAASQNGDLWLGTEKGLNWFHDKKWQSFADVPSVSSAPSCFAEVGDGKIWCGVQDKIVQFDGKTWTAIHAGFYHVNSLVKARDGSIWVASDNGVHRFFHDAWLANGSEEGLPSATVRQIFEDHTGRVAAATALGLSFYHPDADLDPPHTYVENLPTPNNTLPEGSIVTISFDAQDKWKQTSVDRLVYSFRLDGLEWSPYQEQRSASFLDVAAGKHIFRVRSMDRNWNEDPRPAQLEFAMTVPWYRESRLIFISGTGLAVALFFASLALNRHRQLLRSYAEVEAKVAIRTKQLDLANQELFHSQKMNALGTLAAGIAHDFNNILSIIKGSAQIIEDNLDNEDKIRTRTDRIKTVVEQGAGIVQAMLGFSRNSDRQLAPCNVNHIVRDTITLLGDRFLREVEVKFEPAEPAPPEVPASREFLQQILLNFIFNAAEASTGHRQVILSTAHSNRLPISMALKPAAANNYVFISVKDFGSGIAPEVMPRIFEPFFTTKSLSVRRGTGLGLSMVYELARRMDCGLAVESVVGQGSKFTLILPERAVTEVSPPPTDGKESSATV from the coding sequence ATGAAATACCCACGCTGGCTTCTATATGGTGCGTTTCTTGCCCTGGCTTCCACGTGTTTGGGCCAGCGTGGTTCCGACTGGCGCGCCTTCAAAGCCGCCGATGGTTTGCCGGAGACATTCGCCTCGGCGGTGAGCGTCGGGCCCCACGGACATTTGTGGGTTCGCCATCCGAATGTCGAATGGATCGGCTGGCTGAGCGGTTACGACATCAAGGCCATCCCCTCGCCCGGCCCTGGCAACAGCCACATTTGCGAAAGCGCCAGCGGACAACTCTGGACCTTCACACCCGATGGCCTCGAACAATATGACAAAAATCAAACCGCGTGGATTCATTACACCATTCCCGGCATCAATGCGGAATTGCGCCGCAACAATCTCAGCAACGTCCGCCCGTTGCCCCTTGCCGGGTTCAAACTAAACCATGTGCTGATTCTGTTTCCCGACAAGTTGATGGATTGCAATGTCGAGGACGCCGCGCATCCGCAACTCTCCGTCATCCGCGCCACGAGCGACACCGGTTTGCAGAAATTTTTCAACCTGACGCCCGCCAACGACGGTGGTTTATGGATCGTGGGCGCGCGTGGCCTCGCAAAAATCTCCGCGCCCATTCGCAATCTTAAATCCGGCACCGAATGGGAAGAACATCTGTTGCCCGGCCAACAACAATTTTTTAACGCGCGCGAGCCTATCGAAAGCGTTAATGGCGGCGTGACCGTTCTGGCCGACTCTTCGCAAACCGGGCAACAAACCATCGCCTATTACGCAAACCACGAATGGGAGTTTGAAAAAGTCAGCGGTGAACGGCTCAGCCAGGCGTGGCGCGAGGGTAACATGTATTGGGCGATGTCGTTTAACTCACTCTTCCAAATTCGATCCGGCAAAAAACAGCCCGTGACCGACGAAGAAATATCCGCGCATCGCTTTTTCGATGTGGCCGTGCAAACGAATGGTGTCTTTTGGATCGCGACTTCGGACGGTTTATTTCGTCACGCGCCGTTGATATGGCAAACCCCTGCTGAGCCGCGATCCAATATGGGCACGCCACCGCTGGCATTGACGGAAGATGCAGCCGGAAAATTGTGGGTTGCCTCGGCTGATTCATTACGCAGTTTGCTGGAAACTACGTGGACGAATTATCCCTTCCCCGCCGAATTTCGCGGTGGCACAGAGGTTCATGCGTTGTTCGCCGTGACTAATGGTGCTGTGCTTTTGCAAACTGAAGATCGCCTGTTTCAATTCAATCCACAAAACGCACAGTTCACCGAGCCGGTCTTACTTCGGACGTTCCATCTAAAAGCGCTCGGCTTTCTCAAAGACGGGGCTTTGTGTGTGCAAAAAAATTCTGATGCCGGAAACGCGTCCGCTGAGCTTGCGCTTTATGATGGCAGCAATCTCGCACCATTTCCTTTCCCGCAACCAAACTTGAATTCAACGAGCAATCTGCTTTTCCTCGCCGCTTCGCAAAATGGTGACTTATGGCTCGGCACGGAAAAAGGATTGAACTGGTTTCATGATAAAAAGTGGCAGTCATTTGCCGATGTGCCGTCCGTTTCTTCCGCGCCGTCGTGTTTCGCCGAGGTCGGCGACGGAAAAATCTGGTGCGGCGTGCAGGACAAGATCGTGCAGTTTGACGGTAAAACCTGGACCGCCATTCACGCTGGTTTTTATCATGTGAATTCGTTGGTCAAGGCCCGCGACGGCAGCATTTGGGTGGCGTCGGACAACGGCGTGCATCGCTTTTTTCATGACGCGTGGCTGGCCAATGGTTCGGAAGAAGGTTTGCCGAGCGCGACGGTGCGGCAGATTTTTGAAGATCATACCGGGCGCGTTGCCGCCGCGACGGCGCTTGGTTTAAGTTTCTATCATCCCGACGCCGACCTCGATCCGCCGCATACTTACGTGGAGAATTTGCCGACGCCCAACAACACATTGCCCGAAGGCTCCATCGTCACCATTTCGTTCGATGCCCAGGACAAGTGGAAACAAACCTCCGTGGATCGGCTCGTGTATTCGTTCCGGCTTGATGGCCTCGAGTGGTCGCCGTATCAGGAACAGCGAAGCGCCTCGTTCCTCGATGTCGCGGCAGGCAAACACATCTTTCGCGTGCGCAGTATGGATCGTAATTGGAACGAGGACCCAAGGCCGGCTCAACTGGAATTCGCGATGACCGTGCCGTGGTATCGCGAGTCGCGATTAATTTTTATTTCCGGCACGGGCCTCGCGGTCGCGCTGTTTTTTGCCAGCCTCGCTCTCAATCGCCATCGCCAACTGCTCCGCAGTTATGCCGAGGTGGAAGCGAAGGTCGCCATTCGCACGAAGCAGCTTGACCTCGCCAATCAGGAATTATTTCACAGCCAAAAAATGAATGCGCTGGGCACGCTCGCCGCGGGCATCGCGCATGACTTCAATAATATTCTCTCGATCATCAAAGGCTCGGCGCAAATCATCGAGGACAATCTCGACAACGAAGACAAAATCCGCACGCGCACCGACCGCATTAAAACGGTCGTCGAGCAAGGCGCGGGCATTGTCCAGGCGATGCTTGGTTTCAGCCGCAATTCAGATCGCCAACTCGCGCCCTGCAATGTAAATCACATCGTGCGCGATACTATCACGCTGCTTGGCGACCGTTTTCTGCGTGAGGTCGAAGTCAAATTTGAGCCAGCCGAACCGGCGCCGCCGGAAGTCCCCGCGTCACGGGAATTTTTGCAGCAAATTTTGCTCAACTTCATTTTCAACGCGGCGGAGGCAAGCACGGGACATCGCCAGGTGATCTTGAGCACAGCGCACTCGAATCGGCTGCCAATCTCGATGGCGCTCAAACCGGCGGCGGCGAACAATTATGTTTTTATTTCCGTAAAAGATTTTGGCAGCGGCATCGCGCCGGAAGTCATGCCGCGCATTTTTGAGCCTTTTTTCACCACGAAATCGCTCTCCGTGCGGCGCGGAACCGGACTGGGGCTCTCAATGGTGTATGAACTCGCGCGGCGAATGGATTGCGGGCTGGCGGTGGAATCCGTGGTCGGCCAAGGGAGTAAGTTCACCCTTATCCTTCCCGAACGCGCGGTCACGGAAGTGAGTCCGCCGCCCACCGATGGCAAAGAATCTTCCGCGACAGTTTGA
- a CDS encoding response regulator — MAAPKILVVEDDDLQYEIYEETLAKYQLVRVLTGSHALATIAKDPPQLLILDHVLADGELGLNFLPQFKDLLPFVPIIVVSGALEVHQQIHALQGPRRAHYCLPKPVDVHELKKTVAIALKECGEAEVVRQFEALERAKRVDALELFSRSTDRLSRQNRLRESIGKSTGRPNISAYAREFGVARRTIIRDLQELIRRGQLKPEIYPEWENPEPDED, encoded by the coding sequence ATGGCAGCGCCTAAAATCCTGGTCGTCGAAGACGATGATTTGCAATACGAGATTTACGAGGAAACCCTCGCCAAATATCAGTTGGTGCGCGTTCTCACCGGCAGTCACGCGCTCGCGACCATCGCCAAAGACCCGCCGCAACTTTTGATTCTCGACCATGTGCTGGCCGATGGCGAACTGGGACTAAACTTTCTCCCGCAGTTCAAGGACTTGCTGCCCTTCGTGCCGATCATCGTCGTTTCTGGTGCGCTGGAAGTGCATCAGCAAATTCACGCGTTGCAGGGACCGCGCCGCGCGCATTACTGCCTGCCGAAACCGGTGGACGTGCATGAGTTGAAAAAAACCGTGGCCATCGCGCTCAAGGAATGCGGCGAAGCGGAAGTCGTGCGGCAATTCGAAGCGCTGGAACGTGCCAAGCGCGTGGATGCCCTCGAACTATTCAGCCGTTCGACCGATCGGTTGAGCCGGCAGAATCGTTTGCGTGAATCCATCGGCAAGTCCACCGGGCGGCCGAACATTTCGGCGTACGCGCGCGAGTTCGGCGTGGCGCGGCGGACGATCATCCGGGATTTGCAGGAGTTGATTCGCCGCGGGCAACTGAAGCCGGAAATTTATCCCGAATGGGAAAACCCCGAGCCGGACGAAGATTGA